In Streptococcus parasuis, the following proteins share a genomic window:
- the glyS gene encoding glycine--tRNA ligase subunit beta, giving the protein MTKNLLVELGLEEIPAYIVTPAMHQLRDRMATFLTDNRLAFDSIDVFSTPRRLAVRVRGLADQQTDLTEDFKGPAKKIALDADGNFTKAAEGFVRGKGLTTADIEFREIKGEEYVYVTKHEAGQPAKAVLAGLPEVLKAMTFPVSMNWASNKFAYIRPVHTLTVLLDDEALDMDFLDISSARISRGHRFLGNETEIASADSYEADLREQFVITDPAERQHMIIEQIKAIEDKHNVTVEIDEDLLNEVLNLVEYPTAFMGSFDTKYLEVPEEVLVTSMKNHQRYFVVRDKSGKLLPNFISVRNGNDQHIDNVIKGNEKVLVARLEDGEFFWREDQKLKISDLVERLKVVTFHEKIGSLYEHMERTKVIAEKLADLAGLSADEKADVARAADIYKFDLLTGMVGEFDELQGIMGEKYALLAGEKPAVAVAIREHYLPNSAEGELPESKVGAVLALADKFDTLLSFFSVGLIPSGSNDPYALRRATQGIVRILEAFGWEIPLDELIAELYSLNFASLTYDNQPAVMDFIRARVEKMMDKAIPKDIREAVLASSTFVVRLQLAASSAIFQKSKEADYKEAVENLSRVFNLAEKAEATAIDEALFENDQEKALAAAVAGLELMEDMAGNLDKLFALSPVIAAFFDNTMVMADDVAIKANRLALLKSLADKASAVAVFNLLNSK; this is encoded by the coding sequence ATGACAAAGAATTTACTTGTTGAACTTGGCTTGGAAGAAATTCCTGCCTACATCGTAACCCCAGCCATGCACCAGTTGCGTGACCGCATGGCGACTTTTTTGACAGACAACCGTTTGGCTTTTGATAGCATCGATGTCTTTTCAACACCACGCCGTTTGGCTGTTCGTGTGCGTGGTTTGGCAGACCAGCAGACTGACTTGACGGAAGATTTCAAGGGTCCTGCTAAGAAGATTGCCTTGGATGCAGACGGAAACTTCACCAAGGCTGCAGAAGGCTTTGTCCGTGGCAAAGGCTTGACGACTGCTGACATCGAATTCCGCGAGATCAAGGGTGAAGAGTATGTCTATGTGACCAAACACGAAGCTGGTCAGCCAGCTAAGGCAGTGTTGGCGGGTCTTCCAGAGGTCTTGAAGGCTATGACCTTCCCAGTCAGCATGAACTGGGCCTCCAACAAATTTGCCTACATCCGCCCTGTCCACACCCTGACCGTTCTCTTGGATGACGAGGCACTGGATATGGATTTCTTGGACATTTCGTCAGCTCGCATCAGCCGTGGTCATCGTTTCCTTGGAAATGAAACCGAGATTGCAAGTGCAGATTCTTACGAGGCGGACTTGCGTGAACAGTTTGTCATTACAGACCCCGCAGAGCGTCAACATATGATTATCGAGCAAATCAAGGCTATCGAGGACAAACATAATGTGACCGTTGAGATAGATGAGGACCTGCTCAATGAAGTTCTCAACCTAGTCGAGTACCCAACTGCCTTTATGGGCTCCTTTGACACCAAGTACTTGGAAGTGCCAGAGGAAGTCTTGGTGACTTCTATGAAAAATCACCAACGTTATTTCGTAGTGCGTGATAAATCTGGCAAGCTCTTGCCAAACTTCATCTCAGTCCGCAATGGTAACGACCAGCATATTGATAATGTCATCAAAGGGAATGAAAAAGTTTTGGTGGCTCGTTTGGAAGACGGTGAGTTCTTCTGGCGTGAGGACCAAAAACTCAAGATTTCCGACTTGGTGGAACGCCTCAAAGTCGTGACCTTCCATGAAAAAATCGGATCACTCTATGAGCATATGGAACGTACCAAGGTTATCGCAGAAAAATTGGCTGACTTGGCTGGCTTGTCTGCGGATGAAAAAGCAGATGTGGCGCGTGCGGCGGACATCTACAAGTTTGATCTCTTGACAGGTATGGTCGGTGAGTTTGATGAATTGCAAGGAATCATGGGTGAGAAGTATGCCCTTCTTGCAGGGGAAAAACCTGCGGTGGCAGTAGCAATCCGTGAGCACTACTTGCCAAACTCAGCAGAAGGCGAATTGCCTGAGAGCAAGGTCGGTGCGGTCTTGGCACTGGCTGATAAATTTGATACCCTCCTATCCTTCTTCTCTGTTGGTTTGATTCCTTCTGGCTCAAACGACCCTTACGCTCTTCGTCGTGCAACACAAGGTATCGTGCGGATCTTGGAAGCATTTGGCTGGGAAATTCCATTGGATGAGTTGATTGCGGAACTCTACAGCTTGAACTTTGCCAGCTTGACCTATGACAACCAGCCAGCTGTTATGGACTTTATCCGTGCCCGTGTAGAGAAGATGATGGACAAGGCGATTCCGAAAGACATCCGTGAGGCTGTACTTGCCAGCTCAACCTTTGTGGTCAGACTGCAACTGGCAGCCAGCTCAGCTATTTTCCAAAAATCAAAAGAGGCTGACTACAAGGAAGCCGTGGAAAACTTGTCACGGGTCTTCAACTTGGCTGAAAAGGCGGAGGCAACTGCGATTGACGAGGCCCTCTTTGAAAATGACCAGGAGAAAGCCCTTGCTGCAGCAGTGGCAGGCTTGGAGTTGATGGAAGACATGGCAGGCAATTTGGACAAGCTCTTTGCATTGAGCCCAGTCATCGCAGCCTTCTTCGACAATACTATGGTCATGGCAGATGATGTGGCAATCAAAGCCAACCGTTTGGCTCTACTGAAATCCTTGGCGGATAAGGCAAGTGCTGTGGCGGTCTTCAATCTCTTGAATAGTAAGTAG
- a CDS encoding DUF896 family protein: protein MEQVKINRINELAKKKKAGTLTPEEKVEQAQLREEYIEGYRRAIRHHIEGIKLVDEDGNDVTPEKLRQVQREKGLHGRSLDDPNS, encoded by the coding sequence ATGGAACAAGTAAAAATCAATCGTATCAATGAATTGGCTAAAAAGAAAAAAGCTGGTACCTTGACACCAGAGGAAAAAGTTGAACAGGCTCAGCTCAGGGAAGAATACATCGAGGGGTATCGTCGAGCAATCCGTCATCATATTGAGGGGATTAAGCTGGTTGATGAAGATGGCAACGATGTGACACCAGAGAAACTTCGTCAAGTCCAACGTGAAAAAGGCTTGCATGGCCGTAGTTTGGACGATCCTAATTCCTAA